One Hermetia illucens chromosome 4, iHerIll2.2.curated.20191125, whole genome shotgun sequence DNA segment encodes these proteins:
- the LOC119654776 gene encoding probable serine/threonine-protein kinase mkcB: MKSTTLLFVLFAFLSIARGFQIEDFEENLDSESEIRAVRATGTGSGSSTGSGSSTGSAATTTTTAATTTTAAATTTTTAATTTTTAAADTTTTASSDTTTTTTSSATTKKKRRFRIRHIKFRNIHFKRHMDNNSTSTGSSGKRRRRIIRRRLVRLVPVRRVVRRRVGARRVRIVPVSRTVGRRVLIERDAGLRVRTGGERVRIVPIN; the protein is encoded by the coding sequence ATGAAGTCAACGACGTTGCTTTTTGTGCTTTTTGCTTTCCTAAGCATTGCTAGGGGTTTCCAGATTGAAGATTTTGAGGAAAACCTAGACTCTGAGTCTGAAATTAGAGCTGTTCGTGCCACTGGAACGGGTTCTGGTTCGAGTACAGGATCCGGCTCAAGCACAGGTTCAGCTGCGACTACCACTACTACTGCTGCGACTACCACCACAGCAGCTGCCACTACAACTACAACTGCTGCGACTACCACCACTActgccgcagctgacactacTACTACTGCCTCATCTGACACTACCACCACCACTACATCCTCAGCAACAACCAAGAAAAAACGTAGGTTCCGTATTCGTCACATCAAGTTCCGCAATATCCACTTCAAAAGACATATGGACAACAATAGTACCAGCACCGGAAGCAGTggcaagaggaggaggaggatcaTTCGTCGTCGTTTAGTTCGACTTGTTCCTGTTCGCCGTGTAGTCCGACGCAGGGTAGGAGCTCGTAGAGTCCGTATCGTCCCAGTTTCAAGGACAGTTGGTCGCCGAGTTTTAATAGAACGCGATGCTGGCTTGCGAGTACGCACCGGTGGAGAACGCGTCAGGATAGTTCCTATCAACTAA